A genome region from Ralstonia solanacearum K60 includes the following:
- a CDS encoding phosphomannomutase/phosphoglucomutase yields MQIDPSIFKAYDIRGIVGKNVDRETARLIGRAFGSAARANGEAAVVIGRDGRLSGPDLVAGLAEGLRQSGVDVIDLGLVATPMVYFGTNIELAGRRATSGVMVTGSHNPPDYNGFKMVLAGQAIYGEQIQALRQRIEQGDFSEGTGAYVQVDVRQQYIDRIVSDVKVARPMKIAVDCGNGVAGAFAPALFRAMGCEVTELFCEVDGHFPNHHPDPAHVENLQDLVRTLQTTDCELGLAFDGDGDRLGVVTKDGQVIFPDRQLMLFAQEVLSRHPGGEIIFDVKCTGKLAPFIREHGGKATMWKTGHSLVKAKLKETGAPLAGEMSGHIFFKDRWYGFDDGLYTGARLLEILSRHADPSAVLNALPNSHCTPELQLKCAEGEPFALLDRIKANATFDGAKEVNRIDGVRVEYADGFGLARPSNTTPVVVMRFEADNDAAMARIQSEFRRVILAEKPDATLPF; encoded by the coding sequence ATGCAAATTGACCCCTCCATCTTCAAGGCCTATGACATTCGCGGCATCGTCGGCAAGAACGTCGACCGTGAAACCGCGCGGCTGATCGGCCGGGCCTTCGGCTCGGCGGCGCGCGCCAACGGCGAGGCCGCCGTGGTGATCGGCCGCGATGGCCGCTTGTCCGGCCCGGATCTCGTGGCGGGCCTGGCCGAGGGCCTGCGCCAGAGCGGGGTGGATGTGATCGACCTCGGGCTGGTGGCCACGCCGATGGTCTACTTCGGCACCAACATCGAACTGGCCGGCCGCCGCGCCACGTCCGGCGTGATGGTCACCGGCAGCCACAACCCGCCCGACTACAACGGCTTCAAGATGGTGCTGGCGGGCCAGGCCATCTACGGCGAGCAGATCCAGGCGCTGCGCCAGCGCATCGAGCAGGGCGATTTCAGCGAGGGCACCGGCGCGTATGTCCAGGTGGACGTGCGCCAGCAGTACATCGATCGCATCGTCTCCGACGTCAAGGTGGCGCGGCCGATGAAGATCGCCGTGGACTGCGGCAACGGCGTGGCGGGCGCTTTCGCGCCGGCGCTGTTCCGCGCCATGGGCTGCGAGGTGACGGAGCTGTTCTGCGAGGTGGACGGCCACTTCCCGAACCACCATCCGGACCCGGCCCACGTCGAGAATCTGCAGGACCTCGTGCGCACGCTGCAGACCACCGACTGCGAACTCGGCCTGGCCTTCGATGGCGATGGTGACCGCCTTGGCGTGGTCACCAAGGACGGCCAGGTGATCTTCCCGGATCGCCAACTGATGCTGTTCGCGCAGGAGGTGCTGTCGCGCCACCCGGGCGGCGAGATCATCTTCGACGTGAAGTGCACCGGCAAGCTGGCACCGTTCATTCGCGAGCACGGGGGCAAGGCCACGATGTGGAAGACGGGGCACTCGCTGGTCAAGGCCAAGCTGAAGGAGACCGGTGCGCCGCTGGCCGGCGAGATGAGCGGCCATATCTTCTTCAAGGATCGCTGGTACGGCTTCGACGACGGTCTCTATACCGGCGCCCGCCTGCTGGAGATCCTGTCGCGCCATGCCGATCCGAGCGCCGTGCTGAACGCACTGCCGAATTCGCATTGCACGCCCGAGCTGCAGCTCAAGTGCGCCGAAGGCGAGCCGTTCGCGCTGCTCGACAGGATCAAGGCGAACGCGACCTTCGATGGTGCGAAGGAAGTGAACCGCATCGACGGCGTGCGCGTGGAGTATGCCGATGGCTTTGGCCTGGCGCGCCCGTCCAACACCACCCCGGTGGTGGTGATGCGTTTCGAAGCTGACAACGATGCCGCCATGGCGCGCATCCAGAGTGAGTTCCGCCGCGTGATCCTGGCCGAGAAGCCGGACGCGACGCTGCCGTTCTGA
- a CDS encoding chain-length determining protein has translation MNTDQRFDDDRPGDAAIAMLGQGAQFAQRHVKKLVAAGIAGTALAIGLAFVLPKQWEASVVIQVGQITNEAMPGTPLPAPTPVETVGRAVERLQLPQFEDLVLRKLDLPLGVNENATTDLIRRSLKAVQLKNAELIEVTVRGFSQADAQRYTQAFADALIGAHAVIAKPSLDKINSNMVEVRQQIASEEARKGELSALMRVRDQSKADVKFSESVLLANMVAENDKQLQGLRQREINIQEQLNPERTFNTRLFGPVHVSRRHVFPNGLLFAATGLVLGLLVAVGWGLIGDFRRGVLGGRK, from the coding sequence ATGAACACTGATCAACGATTTGACGACGATCGTCCGGGCGATGCGGCGATTGCGATGCTGGGGCAGGGGGCGCAGTTTGCCCAACGCCATGTGAAGAAGCTGGTTGCGGCCGGGATTGCGGGAACGGCGCTTGCCATTGGCTTGGCGTTTGTGTTGCCCAAGCAGTGGGAGGCCAGTGTTGTCATCCAGGTCGGGCAGATCACAAACGAGGCGATGCCCGGGACCCCTCTACCCGCTCCCACTCCGGTGGAAACGGTGGGACGCGCCGTGGAGCGGTTGCAACTGCCGCAATTCGAAGATCTCGTGCTGCGGAAATTGGATCTGCCCCTCGGGGTTAACGAAAATGCCACGACGGACCTGATCCGGCGCTCGCTCAAGGCGGTCCAGCTGAAGAATGCCGAGCTGATCGAAGTGACCGTGCGCGGGTTTTCCCAGGCAGATGCGCAACGATATACGCAGGCTTTTGCCGACGCGCTGATCGGCGCGCACGCCGTGATCGCCAAGCCGTCCCTGGACAAGATCAACTCGAACATGGTCGAAGTGCGCCAGCAGATCGCGTCTGAGGAAGCCAGGAAGGGCGAGCTGTCGGCATTGATGCGTGTCCGCGACCAGTCGAAGGCGGACGTGAAGTTCTCGGAGAGCGTGCTGCTGGCGAACATGGTCGCCGAAAACGACAAGCAGCTTCAGGGGTTGCGGCAGCGCGAAATCAATATCCAGGAACAGCTGAATCCCGAGCGGACCTTCAACACGCGGCTTTTCGGCCCCGTGCATGTCAGTCGGCGCCACGTGTTTCCGAACGGCCTGCTGTTTGCTGCGACCGGTCTGGTGCTGGGCTTGCTCGTGGCCGTCGGCTGGGGCCTGATCGGGGACTTCCGCCGGGGCGTCCTCGGCGGCCGCAAGTGA
- a CDS encoding MraY family glycosyltransferase: MLTLSVAFLVSFAVTLMVIRYSSLHAHITADWDLHGVQKFHARPVPRIGGLGIVLAMTAAAVAAWIRDPQVVGYPFLLLVVCVMPAFIAGFIEDMTKRVSPRERLLATMAAALVAVYLLNAKIVRIDIHLIDLALAIPLVSIAITTVAVAGLANSINIIDGFNGLASMVAMMMFVSLAYVAFRVGDTLILTIAFAMIGAILGFFIWNFPAGHIFLGDGGAYMIGFVLAECSILLVLRNGSVSAWYPVLMVIYPIFETLFSIYRRRVLKGVPAGYPDGVHLHTLIYQRVMRWAVGSKDERHRLRRNSMTSPYLWLLSLLAVLPATLFWNSKIVLLIFVAIFIFLYVWLYWRIVRFQSPRWLIVKKHHEH, encoded by the coding sequence ATGCTTACATTGTCGGTGGCTTTTCTCGTGTCGTTTGCCGTGACCTTGATGGTCATCCGGTATTCGAGCCTGCACGCCCACATTACAGCCGACTGGGATCTGCACGGGGTGCAGAAGTTCCATGCGCGGCCCGTACCCCGGATCGGCGGTCTCGGCATCGTGCTGGCGATGACCGCCGCGGCCGTGGCCGCCTGGATACGCGATCCCCAGGTCGTGGGCTATCCCTTCCTGCTGCTGGTGGTCTGCGTCATGCCGGCCTTCATCGCCGGCTTCATCGAAGACATGACCAAGCGCGTCAGTCCGCGCGAACGGTTGCTGGCGACCATGGCGGCCGCCCTGGTGGCGGTCTATCTGCTCAACGCCAAGATCGTCCGGATCGACATCCACCTGATCGATCTGGCACTGGCGATCCCGCTGGTCTCCATCGCCATCACCACGGTCGCGGTGGCGGGCCTGGCCAATTCCATCAATATCATCGACGGCTTCAACGGGCTGGCTTCGATGGTGGCGATGATGATGTTCGTCTCGCTCGCCTATGTCGCGTTTCGCGTGGGGGACACCTTGATCCTGACGATCGCATTCGCGATGATCGGGGCCATTCTCGGGTTCTTCATCTGGAATTTCCCGGCCGGGCACATTTTTCTCGGCGATGGCGGGGCCTATATGATCGGGTTCGTGCTGGCCGAGTGCAGCATTCTGCTGGTGCTGCGCAATGGCAGCGTCTCGGCGTGGTACCCGGTCCTGATGGTGATCTACCCGATTTTCGAGACACTGTTCTCGATCTATCGGCGGCGTGTCCTGAAAGGGGTGCCGGCCGGATATCCGGATGGCGTGCATCTCCATACCCTGATCTACCAGCGCGTAATGCGGTGGGCGGTCGGCAGCAAGGACGAGCGGCACCGGTTGCGGCGGAATTCGATGACGTCGCCGTACCTCTGGCTGTTGAGCCTGCTGGCGGTGCTGCCGGCGACGCTGTTCTGGAACAGCAAGATCGTCCTGCTGATCTTTGTCGCGATTTTTATCTTTTTGTATGTGTGGCTCTACTGGCGCATCGTCCGGTTCCAGTCGCCGCGTTGGCTGATTGTAAAAAAACACCATGAACACTGA
- a CDS encoding glycosyltransferase family 2 protein produces the protein MTNITASIVLYNNPIGQIRHCIESLQVDARVHVLLVDNSENKGRYAGLAADNVEILDAPGNVGFGRGHNLVLGRLAALRSEVHLVVNPDIVVRPGCVQAVTDVLRQRKDVALVGPRVVSPDGALYRSCKLLPTPWNLFARRFAPRPFYAAADARYELQAFDYDRELRLHNLSGAFLAFRSEVFAALGGFDPRYFMYLEDVDICRRAASLGAVIFVPQAEVVHEHGKGSYRSWRLLREHMRSAVLYFNRFGWFVDAERRLLNRETLARVNDMRSVV, from the coding sequence ATGACTAATATTACGGCATCGATTGTTCTATATAACAATCCGATCGGTCAGATCCGGCATTGCATCGAATCGCTGCAGGTGGACGCGCGCGTTCACGTGCTGCTGGTCGACAATTCCGAGAACAAAGGCCGCTATGCCGGCTTGGCGGCAGACAACGTCGAAATCCTCGACGCGCCGGGCAATGTCGGTTTCGGCCGGGGGCATAACCTTGTCCTGGGCCGGCTGGCGGCGCTGCGCTCCGAGGTTCACCTGGTGGTGAATCCCGACATCGTGGTCAGGCCGGGTTGTGTCCAGGCGGTGACCGACGTGTTGCGCCAGCGCAAGGATGTCGCGCTGGTCGGACCACGTGTGGTGTCGCCGGACGGCGCCTTGTACCGGTCCTGTAAGCTCTTGCCGACACCGTGGAACCTGTTCGCCAGGCGGTTTGCTCCGAGGCCGTTCTATGCAGCGGCCGACGCGCGCTATGAGTTGCAGGCGTTCGACTATGACCGGGAATTGCGGCTCCATAACCTCTCGGGGGCCTTTTTGGCGTTCCGGTCGGAGGTCTTTGCCGCATTGGGCGGGTTCGATCCCAGGTATTTCATGTACCTGGAGGACGTGGATATCTGTCGCCGTGCCGCGAGCCTGGGCGCGGTGATCTTTGTGCCGCAGGCCGAGGTTGTGCATGAGCACGGAAAGGGTTCCTACCGCTCGTGGCGGCTCCTGCGCGAGCATATGCGCTCCGCGGTTCTGTATTTCAACCGCTTTGGATGGTTTGTCGACGCGGAGCGAAGGCTGTTGAATAGAGAAACTCTGGCGCGTGTGAACGATATGCGCTCGGTTGTTTGA
- a CDS encoding EpsG family protein, whose translation MEMKATHKTISIAGTIFRVIPLLVIVLISALVAHRPPGLDKDYYGYLDYYGRVLAGETGFVEPGFVAIARALNWLGGEYIDLLGIFCFCGLWAKHVAIRKFTTSSVGRLAAFWVVYACVFFPLWELTQIRAGLAMGIVALALTSRSRFSSCALFLVAGMFHYSALVVFVFWGAATWFGSTAFIWSALVCAVVYLFQSRMPYFDVYSAKDYAESFNPFSLKSAFIFVMSTCIGLFSWPRFARVIAFIAISMLLLYWSMPGMPSAAIRIADIALYLVVLALVASRNWTIDWGTWRFVMPLMCAYFVYLNFFSPEAIIDVSAL comes from the coding sequence ATGGAGATGAAGGCGACACACAAGACGATCTCGATCGCGGGCACGATATTTCGTGTGATCCCGCTGCTTGTGATCGTCTTGATTTCCGCCCTGGTTGCACACCGTCCACCCGGCCTGGATAAAGACTACTACGGCTACCTCGACTATTACGGACGTGTTCTGGCGGGTGAGACCGGTTTTGTCGAACCGGGGTTCGTCGCGATTGCCAGGGCATTGAACTGGCTGGGTGGCGAATATATCGATCTGCTTGGCATATTCTGCTTTTGCGGCCTTTGGGCCAAACATGTCGCCATTCGCAAGTTCACGACCTCCTCGGTAGGCCGCTTAGCTGCTTTTTGGGTGGTCTACGCGTGTGTATTTTTCCCATTGTGGGAACTGACGCAGATCCGTGCGGGACTGGCGATGGGGATTGTGGCATTGGCGCTGACGTCACGAAGCAGGTTTTCGTCGTGCGCCTTGTTCCTGGTAGCTGGGATGTTCCACTATTCCGCGCTGGTCGTTTTCGTGTTCTGGGGTGCGGCCACATGGTTTGGGTCGACGGCATTCATCTGGTCTGCTCTGGTTTGCGCAGTGGTCTACCTGTTCCAGAGTCGCATGCCGTATTTCGATGTGTACTCGGCCAAGGATTACGCGGAAAGCTTCAATCCCTTTTCGCTCAAATCCGCATTTATTTTTGTCATGTCGACTTGCATCGGGTTGTTTTCGTGGCCGAGATTTGCACGCGTGATTGCATTTATTGCGATCTCCATGCTGTTGTTGTATTGGTCGATGCCGGGAATGCCAAGTGCGGCGATTCGCATCGCTGATATCGCGCTGTATCTCGTGGTCCTGGCCTTGGTTGCCAGCCGCAATTGGACGATTGATTGGGGGACATGGCGTTTCGTCATGCCGCTGATGTGTGCGTATTTCGTATATCTGAATTTCTTTTCGCCTGAGGCCATTATTGATGTCAGCGCATTGTGA
- a CDS encoding glycosyltransferase family 2 protein, whose translation MLKSGAIFVTFRPTDEQVAAIAATARLFDAVIVVDNSPATDATLHHRFSLPNIQFLENANRGGIAGAFNRGVEALLAGGIDRVYFFDQDSAVPPDYRQLMDEALDSAPEACMIGPKIYDINLRAFSPRYLVSRWTYRADPIPESASALIPCSFLISSGSVATRAALTACGPFREDYFIDDVDTEYCLRAALLGVGVFINPRAVLNHAIGEREEHRFLGVRIRPSHHGALRRYYRCRNGISLSLRHARHSPAFLIHNQKRLAHEMIGVLLYERRKCKKLTAIGVGIIHGIMSRLGDLREIAPRFHRWLVG comes from the coding sequence ATGCTGAAATCAGGTGCAATTTTCGTCACGTTCCGTCCCACGGACGAGCAGGTCGCTGCGATCGCTGCCACGGCACGGCTGTTCGATGCCGTGATCGTGGTCGACAATTCGCCGGCGACGGACGCGACCCTGCATCACCGCTTCAGCTTGCCGAACATCCAGTTTCTGGAGAACGCAAACCGTGGCGGGATCGCCGGGGCGTTCAATCGTGGCGTCGAGGCGTTGCTGGCAGGCGGGATCGATCGGGTCTATTTCTTCGACCAGGATTCCGCGGTGCCGCCCGACTATCGCCAGCTCATGGACGAGGCGCTGGACAGCGCTCCCGAGGCCTGCATGATCGGGCCCAAGATCTATGACATCAACCTGCGCGCATTCTCCCCGCGTTACCTGGTGTCGCGCTGGACGTATCGCGCGGATCCCATCCCCGAGTCGGCTAGCGCGTTGATACCGTGCTCGTTCCTGATTTCGAGCGGTTCGGTGGCGACCAGGGCGGCGTTGACTGCATGCGGCCCGTTCCGAGAGGACTATTTCATCGACGATGTCGATACGGAATACTGCCTGCGGGCGGCCCTGTTGGGTGTCGGCGTATTCATCAACCCGCGTGCCGTGCTGAACCATGCGATCGGCGAGCGCGAAGAGCACCGCTTTCTGGGCGTGCGGATCCGACCGAGCCATCATGGTGCGTTGCGCCGGTATTACCGCTGCAGGAACGGCATCAGCCTCAGCCTGCGGCATGCGCGGCATTCGCCCGCGTTTCTGATACATAACCAGAAGCGGCTGGCGCACGAGATGATCGGTGTGCTGCTCTATGAGCGGCGCAAGTGCAAGAAATTGACGGCGATCGGGGTCGGCATCATCCACGGCATCATGAGCCGGCTTGGCGATCTCCGGGAAATCGCACCGCGGTTCCACCGGTGGCTGGTGGGTTGA
- a CDS encoding lipopolysaccharide biosynthesis protein — MTGTPIQRTGVLRTLTNSSVVVLERIAQIGVTLVATLVIARTFGPQTYGVWQAAQSIFAVTSALCLIVPGEVLLPRLKATHDWERLSVTLSSALVARIAFGILILVGYGVALIVAPAALRGTLIVALILQCSVAVTEPVNGLSSWYQAQLNNVPVSLRRLVGLALRLAIFVLCIVMLGRSALSLLAAAWPIEALVAGMLVTSMFLASHGAFRFRWTAAELSSLVRAGLPVWWGLLLYALFLKADRLLLPHRMDAQSFGVYGAAAQLVETAVGMVILVTNTLMPRLIYHREGGRLDRTTAAGLLGAIVVACAATSLMAPFIIRVLFGAGFPGAAPILAIGIWLAVLAAIDTLLTGLLIRERAFRVVLIKWTLAAALQYTIIAALFPHLGLGGVLVAFLSGYGVALGLSGYSLNRLRSRANAQA; from the coding sequence ATGACAGGAACGCCCATTCAACGCACCGGTGTCCTCAGGACGCTGACCAACTCGAGCGTCGTCGTGCTCGAGCGGATCGCCCAGATCGGGGTGACGCTGGTCGCGACCCTGGTGATCGCGCGTACCTTCGGGCCGCAGACGTATGGCGTCTGGCAGGCCGCGCAGTCGATCTTCGCGGTGACGTCTGCGTTGTGCCTGATCGTGCCCGGCGAAGTCTTGCTGCCGCGTCTCAAGGCGACCCACGACTGGGAGCGGCTGTCCGTCACGCTGTCGTCGGCGCTGGTCGCGCGCATCGCGTTCGGCATACTGATTCTGGTCGGCTACGGCGTCGCCCTGATCGTCGCGCCGGCGGCGCTGCGCGGCACGCTGATTGTCGCACTGATCCTGCAGTGCTCCGTGGCCGTCACCGAGCCCGTGAATGGGTTGAGTTCGTGGTATCAGGCGCAACTGAACAATGTGCCGGTGTCGTTGCGCCGCCTGGTCGGCCTGGCCCTGCGGCTCGCCATCTTTGTGCTGTGCATTGTGATGTTGGGCCGGTCGGCGCTGTCGTTGCTGGCGGCGGCTTGGCCGATCGAAGCGCTGGTCGCGGGCATGCTCGTGACGTCGATGTTCCTGGCGTCCCATGGGGCATTCCGGTTCCGGTGGACTGCCGCGGAACTGTCGTCGCTGGTGCGCGCGGGGTTGCCGGTCTGGTGGGGGCTGCTGCTCTACGCCTTGTTCCTGAAGGCGGACCGGCTGCTGTTACCCCATCGCATGGACGCGCAGAGTTTCGGCGTCTATGGGGCCGCGGCTCAACTGGTCGAGACCGCGGTTGGCATGGTGATTCTGGTCACCAATACGCTGATGCCGAGGCTGATCTATCACCGCGAGGGTGGTCGGCTGGATCGCACCACGGCGGCAGGTCTGCTGGGCGCGATCGTGGTCGCATGCGCGGCGACGTCGCTGATGGCACCGTTCATCATCCGGGTCCTGTTCGGTGCGGGCTTTCCGGGGGCCGCTCCGATCCTGGCCATCGGCATCTGGCTGGCTGTCCTGGCAGCGATCGATACGCTGCTGACGGGCCTTCTGATCCGGGAGCGGGCATTCCGGGTGGTCCTGATCAAATGGACGCTTGCCGCGGCCTTGCAGTACACGATCATTGCCGCGTTGTTTCCGCATCTGGGGCTTGGCGGGGTGCTGGTTGCCTTTTTGTCAGGATATGGCGTGGCGCTGGGGCTCTCCGGGTATAGCCTGAACAGGCTGCGTTCGCGTGCCAATGCACAGGCCTAA